Proteins co-encoded in one Opitutus terrae PB90-1 genomic window:
- a CDS encoding NACHT domain-containing protein: MSIELPALFDRIERGLAGGFRFEQLMHHLLHSEAAQCSFKYEPGPGVKDGGVDGWLRGNYENLRGDTALQYKFVVSLFDDKGQVRSDLVDSIRTAHAKFPSRFSAYAIVAPCSLRDGDEAKVLDALTAATGGSIGFRITIWPVTKVEYLLTRDRLMLNYFYPDKVRQYYPAGLSFDVVSAIAGYKEEIAASFSAMNLAGSARAQLSRQKANKPPSLRDLYVPLRLGHDNYATAKLEALLVLKGPQIVQGVPGSGKTTFGKYLSLLICGSVQFDQAALESARQIRVQNEARAMQVDKELTEDDVTRLVPLYVPIRRFVNYWKRSEAGTISSNREPFIGFLAWDATRRSMTSQEAPDLFETILLTSRGFVIFDGLDEASELATRQRIVEAAFAFIRRYPGNRFVFTSRPAGLAELRMPSSPEVQHWHVMPFNEAERQQFVDRWYAYFIDDPVERESYVHSLKRALVSNTGVAQLAETPILITMMALLHMGSSHLPEDRGQLYSQCVDLLLHDWEMHHKREASDLDDSQEIPSPLQVLGITVHEARTFLARIAFEGMQNRRRDDASFPPTTNVRISTSVKRRMRENLLRSVAVIQEHDLEAMLFSLKYRPDREYDSEATVRERVKKFIRYIRDRAGLLYDETGSGDYVFAHLSLQEYLAAYHISINDRLKTPEGEITRHDFVIRMFKQPAWRESLLLLLYEMQKVKNVEGFPDEVLKMIEPRDLIVLQFVVRAMRDRIKFSKVSDRQTVVLACDLHEAAASSGVADILTFLAAQAGVGEELSKTFVHRVETRQDVKGALAAISGLQVIGRSDLADVTRNPLFVTEPEQLFPVLSAGRIFDFVVGQTRRSGWGRLLVAQPRHVRDAILLKVRDPQYAEAAAGLCAFELALLLDRERAAARVQIEEASVLKMTCQGDFWELQMPIRRCERVDGFSVTGKVVFPEGLRPSPYFADERPNPLIGIGLERWFRPLVGARKSLRDILERGEEFARSIHERLPQRISERLSRISPRNVLLHLGSQPSNNLPSVITRDVGKAFRGEMTRAAYSLSKRVWTDGELRASVTLIVDPNTRRSVRMTSKVFSGILCGVVYAVVDNLARHSAVPDKTPEELSEDIAARWRRQSFEQALAALMFSEIAQHVLGDEWLLATDLEKATVLFYAAGACSVYHLPLAGSFWRQFEDHIAYKITQPGAEPILRAAYHSYRLSARTHGAETGAGLVQSITELAQSPDWKPVLELFEIVSNGSIVVRSGSSTSADVVVSGALAKNSVDSTA; this comes from the coding sequence ATGAGCATCGAGCTTCCGGCGCTATTCGATCGAATCGAGCGAGGGCTCGCCGGCGGATTTCGTTTCGAGCAGTTGATGCATCACTTGCTCCATTCCGAAGCGGCACAATGCAGTTTCAAGTATGAGCCGGGTCCTGGGGTTAAGGACGGCGGTGTAGACGGCTGGCTGCGTGGAAACTACGAAAACCTAAGGGGCGACACTGCCCTCCAATACAAGTTCGTTGTCTCGCTCTTCGACGATAAAGGTCAGGTGCGCTCGGATCTTGTCGACTCGATTCGTACGGCCCATGCCAAGTTTCCCAGTCGTTTCTCAGCCTATGCGATCGTGGCCCCATGTAGCCTCCGGGACGGCGACGAGGCTAAAGTTTTGGATGCACTGACCGCGGCCACGGGTGGATCGATCGGATTCCGGATCACGATATGGCCTGTGACTAAGGTAGAGTACCTTCTCACACGGGACCGGTTGATGCTGAACTATTTTTACCCTGATAAGGTCCGACAGTATTATCCTGCCGGCCTATCGTTCGATGTGGTTTCAGCTATTGCCGGCTATAAGGAGGAAATCGCCGCCAGTTTCAGTGCAATGAATCTCGCAGGCTCAGCGCGGGCGCAGCTCTCGCGACAGAAGGCCAACAAGCCCCCTTCGCTGCGGGACCTGTATGTGCCATTGCGGCTCGGGCATGACAACTACGCTACTGCAAAGTTGGAGGCTCTTCTGGTTCTTAAGGGGCCGCAGATCGTGCAAGGCGTGCCTGGCAGTGGGAAAACAACTTTTGGTAAGTATCTCAGCTTGCTGATCTGCGGCTCGGTACAGTTTGACCAAGCTGCATTGGAGTCTGCACGGCAAATCCGGGTCCAAAACGAGGCGCGGGCGATGCAGGTGGACAAGGAGCTAACAGAAGACGACGTCACGCGATTGGTCCCCCTGTACGTTCCAATTCGGCGTTTCGTCAACTATTGGAAGCGCAGTGAAGCAGGGACAATTAGCAGCAATCGCGAGCCGTTTATAGGCTTTCTGGCTTGGGATGCGACGCGCCGCTCGATGACTTCGCAGGAGGCGCCCGACCTGTTTGAAACCATCCTCCTGACTAGTCGCGGCTTCGTGATCTTCGATGGTTTGGATGAGGCCTCCGAACTCGCGACTCGGCAGCGAATCGTCGAGGCGGCTTTTGCTTTTATCCGACGCTACCCAGGAAATCGCTTTGTGTTTACGTCGCGGCCTGCTGGCTTGGCCGAGCTGAGAATGCCGAGTTCGCCCGAAGTGCAGCACTGGCACGTAATGCCGTTCAATGAAGCGGAACGCCAACAGTTCGTTGATCGTTGGTACGCCTATTTCATCGACGACCCTGTGGAGCGGGAGTCCTACGTTCATTCGCTCAAGAGGGCTCTCGTCAGCAATACCGGGGTCGCTCAGCTCGCAGAGACGCCGATTCTCATCACGATGATGGCTCTGCTTCATATGGGTAGCAGTCATCTGCCGGAGGACAGAGGGCAGCTCTACAGTCAGTGCGTTGATCTCCTTCTGCACGATTGGGAGATGCACCATAAGCGTGAAGCGAGCGACCTTGATGACAGCCAGGAGATTCCAAGCCCGCTTCAAGTACTTGGAATAACAGTTCACGAAGCAAGGACCTTTCTGGCCCGTATCGCCTTCGAAGGCATGCAAAACCGCCGGCGGGATGACGCGAGTTTCCCGCCTACAACAAACGTCCGCATTAGCACCTCGGTGAAGCGGCGTATGCGAGAGAACCTACTTCGCTCAGTTGCGGTCATTCAAGAGCATGATCTAGAGGCGATGCTATTCAGCCTCAAGTATCGGCCTGATCGAGAATACGACTCTGAGGCAACGGTGCGAGAACGTGTAAAAAAATTCATCCGTTATATACGTGATCGCGCAGGTCTCCTTTACGACGAGACCGGAAGCGGAGACTACGTTTTCGCGCACCTTTCTCTCCAGGAGTATCTCGCCGCATATCATATCTCTATCAATGATCGGCTGAAAACGCCAGAAGGAGAAATAACACGTCACGATTTCGTGATACGAATGTTCAAGCAACCGGCATGGCGGGAGTCGCTGCTCCTTTTGCTCTACGAAATGCAGAAAGTGAAAAACGTGGAGGGGTTTCCCGATGAGGTTTTGAAGATGATCGAGCCACGGGACCTCATCGTTCTTCAATTCGTAGTTCGCGCGATGCGTGACAGGATCAAGTTTTCGAAGGTGAGTGATCGTCAGACGGTCGTGCTCGCTTGCGACTTGCACGAAGCCGCGGCCAGTTCTGGCGTGGCCGACATCCTTACGTTCTTGGCGGCTCAAGCAGGAGTGGGGGAAGAATTGAGCAAGACTTTCGTGCACCGCGTAGAAACTAGGCAGGACGTGAAAGGAGCTTTGGCGGCTATTTCCGGCCTTCAGGTTATCGGTAGGTCCGATTTGGCGGACGTGACCCGGAACCCTCTATTCGTCACTGAACCTGAGCAGCTGTTTCCGGTCCTTTCCGCTGGTAGGATTTTCGACTTTGTCGTTGGTCAAACGCGGCGTTCGGGATGGGGGCGACTGCTTGTGGCGCAACCGCGGCATGTGAGAGATGCCATCTTGCTGAAGGTTCGTGACCCTCAGTATGCGGAAGCGGCTGCCGGTCTGTGCGCGTTTGAACTGGCGCTACTACTGGACCGTGAAAGGGCAGCGGCAAGAGTTCAGATCGAAGAGGCGAGCGTGCTCAAAATGACATGCCAGGGAGACTTTTGGGAGCTGCAAATGCCTATTCGCCGTTGCGAACGTGTAGACGGCTTTTCCGTTACTGGAAAGGTCGTGTTTCCTGAGGGCCTCAGGCCTTCTCCGTACTTTGCGGACGAACGCCCGAATCCGCTGATCGGTATTGGACTTGAGCGATGGTTTAGGCCGCTGGTCGGAGCTAGAAAGAGCCTCCGGGATATTCTCGAACGCGGCGAGGAGTTCGCGCGCTCTATCCACGAGCGTTTACCTCAACGCATATCCGAGCGTCTCAGCCGGATTTCCCCGCGCAACGTACTTCTGCACCTCGGATCCCAACCGAGTAACAACCTCCCAAGTGTCATAACGCGGGATGTAGGGAAGGCATTCCGGGGTGAAATGACCAGGGCTGCCTACTCACTTTCGAAGCGTGTCTGGACTGATGGCGAGCTGCGTGCTAGCGTCACATTGATCGTAGATCCAAACACGCGACGTTCAGTAAGGATGACGTCGAAGGTATTTAGCGGGATCCTTTGTGGGGTCGTTTATGCCGTGGTGGATAACCTGGCGCGGCACTCTGCGGTGCCCGACAAAACGCCCGAAGAGCTTTCCGAAGACATCGCCGCGCGCTGGCGGCGGCAGTCTTTCGAACAAGCCCTAGCCGCGCTAATGTTCAGCGAAATTGCCCAACATGTGCTCGGCGACGAATGGCTCTTGGCAACCGATCTGGAGAAGGCGACGGTGCTCTTCTATGCGGCGGGAGCCTGTTCGGTGTACCATCTGCCCCTAGCTGGATCATTCTGGCGGCAGTTCGAGGACCATATCGCATATAAGATAACGCAGCCCGGGGCCGAACCTATTTTGCGGGCGGCGTATCACAGCTATCGCCTCTCCGCTCGGACTCACGGGGCAGAGACGGGCGCTGGATTGGTTCAGTCGATTACAGAGCTGGCTCAGTCACCCGATTGGAAGCCGGTGCTCGAGCTCTTTGAGATCGTTTCTAATGGTTCAATTGTAGTTCGCTCAGGTTCGTCAACTAGTGCGGACGTCGTGGTATCCGGCGCTCTAGCGAAGAATTCGGTTGATTCCACCGCCTGA
- a CDS encoding three-Cys-motif partner protein TcmP: MPKSSGGPQFDWRDWQRGVFPIMEEHSRCKLELLRDYLVLYLQIVLANAQGKATQYVTLIDGFAGGGVYHDGRLGSPLVILRAVEEAAALINIEREKPVSIVPVCYFIDENRGAIECLEHHLRGTEFRDRIGNTIHLRHATFAACVDEIVVGINERHRRGGNRTIFFLDQCGYSEVPAAVVRDLDQKLNGRAEFIINFSIGWFGDFLSNATEASYQSLVDRLGLGGYVDIAQLLRQRTELGGNWRHAVESHIGLGFHHATGIRCFSPFYIEPEDNHRGYWLLHLAQNQRARAAMTSIHWSKANRSKHYGPRGYGILSYKPDLDPTLYINGMSFDDTSRVECQALLAEDYGRLVRDNFQDGITYSALADKTCNETIADGAMLDSALWQLFTDNEVEIQSRTGCPKRSRTLTSTDVIVPKKQLVLSAFGDALIPRRRPRRLGRS; encoded by the coding sequence ATGCCAAAATCGTCCGGCGGCCCCCAGTTTGATTGGAGAGACTGGCAACGCGGGGTTTTCCCGATCATGGAAGAGCACAGCCGATGCAAGCTCGAGCTCCTGCGTGATTACCTTGTGCTCTATCTGCAGATCGTGCTCGCTAACGCTCAGGGGAAAGCAACCCAATATGTAACGCTTATTGACGGGTTCGCGGGCGGAGGAGTTTATCACGACGGCCGACTCGGTTCTCCATTAGTAATTTTACGCGCGGTGGAGGAGGCGGCTGCGCTTATAAATATCGAACGGGAAAAACCGGTCTCTATCGTCCCCGTCTGCTACTTTATCGATGAGAATCGCGGAGCGATCGAATGCCTTGAGCATCACCTGCGCGGCACTGAGTTCCGCGACCGAATCGGAAATACGATTCATCTACGCCATGCGACTTTCGCCGCCTGCGTCGACGAAATCGTCGTCGGGATCAACGAGCGTCACCGCCGCGGGGGGAACAGGACCATTTTTTTCCTGGATCAGTGCGGCTACTCCGAGGTGCCAGCCGCCGTTGTCCGTGATCTTGACCAGAAGCTAAACGGCCGCGCCGAGTTCATCATCAATTTTTCGATCGGCTGGTTTGGCGATTTTCTGTCGAACGCGACGGAGGCGAGCTATCAGTCTTTGGTGGACCGCCTCGGGCTTGGCGGCTATGTGGACATCGCTCAACTCTTGCGCCAGCGAACAGAACTTGGTGGCAACTGGCGCCACGCAGTCGAATCGCACATTGGCCTCGGCTTCCACCACGCGACTGGAATTAGATGTTTCTCCCCATTCTACATTGAACCGGAGGACAATCACCGGGGCTACTGGTTGCTGCACCTCGCGCAGAATCAGCGCGCGCGCGCGGCCATGACGTCTATTCATTGGAGCAAGGCTAACCGCTCGAAGCACTATGGACCGCGCGGCTATGGTATTCTTAGCTATAAGCCCGACTTGGACCCGACGCTATACATCAACGGGATGTCATTCGACGATACCAGCCGAGTAGAATGCCAAGCCCTCTTGGCCGAGGACTACGGCCGCCTTGTGCGAGATAACTTTCAGGATGGAATTACTTACTCAGCCCTCGCAGACAAGACGTGCAACGAGACGATCGCCGATGGCGCGATGCTGGATAGTGCGCTCTGGCAGCTTTTCACTGACAACGAGGTGGAGATTCAGAGCCGGACGGGGTGTCCGAAGCGCTCGCGCACGCTTACTTCGACCGATGTGATCGTTCCAAAAAAGCAGCTGGTGCTTTCGGCGTTTGGCGATGCGCTGATACCAAGACGTCGCCCGCGTCGCCTAGGGCGAAGCTAG
- the tcmP gene encoding three-Cys-motif partner protein TcmP, protein MARYDHHDKPYDEGTRQKLRIYAAFLRAWIQVFLHTQAFPGPLRFFDFFAGPGQDINGVSGSPMILMEELARHYDLIGSSNRGIEILFNDFKEKKARALSDLCAARRYPFVPRIESEDFFKSFEGHREEIGCSPSFVLLDQCGVKFVTKEIFQYLTTRPQTDMLFFFASSSQRRFSDQFANDLQIPTDTPYWEVHRRVADCYRAWAPLNYFVGQYSIKKGGNIYGLVFGSGHWLGMYKFLTTDSGEEANYEIEAPLRQRDFFIETKLTKLEKLEEELEHLIREHVLLSDGAVALHCVTQGVLPTKVAPTVYKRLRAKGVLGHSREQQPRSSDDAIRNPRPLIFLH, encoded by the coding sequence ATGGCGAGATACGATCACCACGACAAGCCCTACGACGAAGGTACGCGGCAGAAATTGAGAATTTATGCGGCGTTCCTGCGCGCGTGGATTCAGGTATTTTTGCATACCCAAGCCTTCCCTGGACCCCTGCGGTTCTTTGATTTTTTCGCTGGGCCCGGACAGGATATCAATGGAGTGTCAGGTAGTCCGATGATCCTGATGGAGGAACTTGCCCGACACTACGACCTGATCGGCTCGAGTAATCGAGGGATCGAGATTCTGTTCAACGATTTCAAGGAGAAGAAGGCTCGAGCGCTGAGCGACCTTTGTGCAGCTCGGCGTTATCCGTTTGTACCGCGAATTGAGTCCGAAGATTTCTTTAAATCGTTTGAAGGGCATCGCGAGGAGATTGGCTGCAGTCCGTCGTTCGTTCTGCTTGATCAATGCGGGGTCAAGTTCGTCACCAAGGAGATATTTCAATATCTGACCACGCGGCCACAGACCGACATGTTGTTCTTCTTCGCTTCATCGAGCCAACGACGGTTCTCGGACCAGTTCGCAAATGACCTCCAAATACCGACGGATACACCGTACTGGGAGGTGCATCGCCGCGTCGCAGACTGCTATCGCGCTTGGGCGCCGTTGAATTATTTCGTCGGTCAGTACTCGATCAAGAAAGGCGGCAACATCTACGGTTTGGTATTCGGTTCTGGGCACTGGCTCGGTATGTACAAGTTTCTCACGACCGACTCGGGCGAGGAAGCGAACTACGAGATCGAGGCCCCGCTGCGTCAGCGGGATTTTTTCATCGAGACCAAACTCACCAAACTGGAGAAGCTGGAAGAAGAATTGGAGCATCTCATACGAGAGCACGTGCTGTTAAGCGACGGCGCGGTCGCGCTGCACTGCGTGACACAAGGCGTTCTTCCGACCAAAGTGGCACCGACTGTTTATAAGCGCCTTCGAGCGAAGGGCGTGCTCGGTCATTCAAGGGAGCAGCAGCCCAGGTCTAGCGACGACGCGATCAGAAACCCCCGCCCGCTGATTTTCCTTCACTGA
- a CDS encoding SPL family radical SAM protein has translation MTPINPSGLWKKRLGDWVINPYVGCEHGCYHCYCPAMPGVKFNNQGHKQRDWGRYLLPKVGIVEALREQLKRFTPDKARTTEWGDGWILMSFLTDCYTPTEAKLKLTQQCLKLLLEAGHKVRLQTRSALIERDFDLLVAHKDRVLVGTSLPYLDDRLARALEPRATAPSRRLKMLQRAHARGLEVYVCVAPFMPFHDRKVMDEVLREIRPFSPREIFCEVLNPKGDNIAMMREALQTKFPEEASRMQNYSAKYWAQFTWKVLSFGLKRNTRFIPWPDTQRFWKTHLTVEQTAFLDRYLPPPTAGELAIA, from the coding sequence TGCGAACATGGATGTTACCACTGCTATTGTCCGGCGATGCCCGGCGTAAAATTCAACAACCAAGGCCACAAGCAGCGGGACTGGGGCAGATACCTGCTCCCGAAGGTAGGCATCGTTGAGGCCCTGAGGGAACAACTGAAACGTTTCACACCGGATAAGGCTCGCACCACTGAGTGGGGCGACGGTTGGATCCTGATGTCGTTTCTCACGGACTGCTACACTCCAACCGAGGCCAAACTCAAGCTCACCCAGCAATGTCTGAAACTGCTGCTTGAGGCAGGCCATAAAGTGCGGCTGCAGACTCGATCCGCACTGATCGAACGGGATTTCGATTTACTCGTCGCGCATAAGGATCGCGTGCTAGTAGGCACATCCCTTCCTTACTTGGACGACCGGCTGGCACGAGCGCTCGAACCACGTGCCACTGCCCCCAGTCGTCGCTTGAAGATGCTGCAGCGGGCCCATGCCCGCGGGCTTGAAGTCTATGTCTGCGTTGCCCCTTTCATGCCTTTCCATGATCGGAAGGTCATGGACGAGGTGTTGCGAGAGATTCGGCCATTCTCGCCTCGCGAGATTTTTTGCGAGGTGCTGAATCCTAAGGGCGACAATATCGCGATGATGCGCGAAGCGCTGCAGACAAAGTTTCCAGAGGAAGCCTCGCGGATGCAGAACTATAGCGCGAAATATTGGGCGCAGTTCACATGGAAGGTTCTTTCTTTCGGGCTTAAGCGAAACACCCGTTTCATTCCTTGGCCAGATACTCAACGGTTCTGGAAAACCCACCTCACAGTCGAACAGACTGCATTTCTTGATCGGTATCTTCCGCCTCCTACGGCCGGTGAATTGGCCATCGCGTGA